In a genomic window of Cyprinus carpio isolate SPL01 chromosome A10, ASM1834038v1, whole genome shotgun sequence:
- the LOC109097881 gene encoding synaptotagmin-like protein 2 isoform X3, which produces MIDLSYLTEEEQEMILAVLKRDAELKKLEEQRIKQLRKTERDRIRLKYLTGEWFYETKNHRHRDRIHGSDIIRASMRQKKPVTLLELSQRWSEKPSCVYGEKKDVYIPPELLGIIEDPSTQSHNERVDDELPEAQQERQRPQIKARQNPFNSVRSQRDEARHINGVKEADQTPAEGYHEVYGERQSSQVSNFHYSTEVTGKAIGLCAEGQTDKLTVEEGHSFSKVLEWFGRGSRDGKLKESPVKREVNEEEPKDHENREAKSEDSVPPVVQPKTKPPPKQRRGIFALFSRAEKKDKCSEVQASDKEEISQDKTESSEYNTSCTLRPEDDNILPQTSVSTNSKTAEILQEKTDKPICEDPPQRETFDQGEISPGVLANLKSFWERGNRGPKILSIKKKAEVEESETSQLNENYHNAVDRRLSDSSISPSEPKPNDPNPVDVESTTCEISRVSPRRASNGVDISAVSSHEDEKPSSLENNRVSEVSSSELQTLMVKKNASSLLKHKDKSLGNELQEESLSRDISDLKKEISTYKMTPIQQEDKVLINDLKSFWEIEKSGLIIEGSPTCTANVKDPSPESSPKHSLVEHSEPQFDIRSNNPSSPERMIFKEAALTQKEKMEQTEEKQRSPSTVPLQDLQDIRGRVPYITQNISNFKQSISDKHSKPSPPPSPLRSLPAKGQRDKPQSTDIYHPKDQDQTRTPSPLLQSKVPCRDSYPNKESRKDGSPLRTFVIDINPADKSPCIVRVKPEQTRPCTSPELHRKTSDGGSDVRPIMPKERKLSADSLTRFYIPLSLHYYLGVPEQAVFDEREQVKVQAGETFEQVNQGRVSNESSPSRHSQPESEEITFDSSGSSTPEAWSISHASSYCDSEDDSSVKAALERANARPISISKSLEDLASTTLQRWKTDPRSDVGLSMENVSAVTSNTKTSFSDPEQVKMMSMSVPAFMQQEMACRNTDCASVSSFYYDRLRTCNTSSNFSSCSEVASMSSVTGSVMSIYSGEFGNVEVKGTIQFAIHYVQKLGEFHIFVVQCKDLAVADVKRNRSDPYVKCYLLPDKAKYGKKKTCVRKKTLDPAYNEILRFKIPVETLKTQKLNISVWHNDTFGRNMFLGETELDLAEWDFSNTQMNEYLLKGRVQVPTSPKHSVGSVEMSAEIKVALRFVPHTSQSHKNKGNGEVQIWVKECKNLPITRGVAIDPFVKCAVLPDTSRKNRQKTRVLKRASNPVFNHTMVYDGFRQEDLKEACVELTVWDHDRLNNHFIGGIRLGPGTGKSYGTEVNWMDSNVAEAALWERMMQFANEWVEDILPLRMMVMARMSR; this is translated from the exons ATGATTGACCTGAGTTATCTGACAGAAGAAGAGCAAGAGATGATCCTGGCAGTGCTGAAGAGAGATGCAGAGCTTAAGAAGCTGGAAGAACAGAGGATCAA GCAGCTTCGTAAGACAGAGCGAGACAGAATCAGGTTGAAGTACTTGACAGGGGAGTGGTTTTATGAGACAAAGaatcacagacacagagacaggaTCCATGGCTCCGACATCATCAGAGCGTCCATGAGACAGAAGAAACCCGTGACGTTAT TGGAGCTCTCTCAGAGATGGTCTGAGAAACCCAGTTGTGTTTATGGTGAGAAGAAAGATGTGTACATCCCTCCAGAGCTTTTAGGAATCATTGAGGATCCGTCCACACAATCACACAATGAGAG GGTGGATGATGAGTTGCCGGAAGCCCAACAGGAAAGACAGAGACCTCAAATCAAG GCAAGGCAGAATCCATTCAATAGTGTGCGATCACAAAGAGATGAAGCCAGACATATCAATGGAGTGAAGGAGGCTGACCAGACACCTGCTGAGG GTTATCATGAGGTTTATGGTGAGCGTCAGTCCTCACAGGTGTCCAACTTCCACTACTCTACTGAAGTAACAGGTAAGGCCATTGGCTTATGTGCAGAGGGCCAGACTGATAAGCTTACAGTGGAAGAGGGTCATTCGTTTTCTAAGGTACTTGAATGGTTTGGGAGAGGTTCTCGAGATGGAAAGCTGAAGGAGTCACCAGTTAAGAGAGAGGTGAATGAAGAGGAACCAAAAGATCATGAAAACCGAGAAGCCAAGTCAGAAGATTCAGTGCCTCCAGTTGTACAGCCAAAGACCAAGCCACCACCAAAGCAACGTAGGGgaatttttgcattgttttcgaGAGCAGAGAAAAAAGACAAGTGTTCTGAAGTTCAAGCATCTGACAAAGAAGAGATAAGTCAAGATAAAACAGAAAGTTCAGAATATAATACATCTTGCACTTTGAGACCTGAAGATGATAATATACTTCCACAGACCTCTGTTTCTACAAACAGCAAAACTGCAGAAATATTGCAGGAAAAAACAGACAAACCAATATGTGAAGATCCTCCACAAAGAGAGACGTTTGACCAAGGTGAAATATCACCAGGAGTACTGGCCAACCTGAAGTCATTCTGGGAAAGGGGGAACAGAGGgcctaaaatattaagcatcaaaaagAAAGCCGAGGTAGAAGAAAGTGAGACCTCTCAGCTTAATGAGAATTATCACAATGCTGTGGACAGAAGGTTGTCAGATTCAAGCATCAGCCCATCAGAACCCAAACCCAATGATCCAAATCCAGTTGATGTAGAATCTACAACATGTGAGATTTCTCGAGTCTCACCTAGAAGAGCATCCAATGGTGTTGATATATCAGCCGTATCCTCACATGAAGATGAGAAGCCTTCTAGTTTGGAGAACAATAGGGTCTCAGAAGTTTCAAGCAGCGAACTACAAACTCTCATGGTGAAAAAGAATGCCAGTTCATTGCTAAAACACAAAGATAAATCTCTGGGTAATGAGCTACAGGAAGAGTCACTCTCCAGGGACATATCTGACTTGAAAAAGGAAATCTCCACCTACAAAATGACCCCAATTCAACAGGAGGATAAAGTCTTGATTAATGATCTCAAGTCATTTTGGGAGATAGAAAAAAGTGGCCTTATAATTGAAGGCTCACCAACGTGTACAGCCAACGTTAAAGATCCATCCCCAGAGTCATCTCCAAAACATTCTTTAGTAGAACATTCTGAACCTCAGTTTGACATCAGATCAAACAACCCAAGTTCCCCAGAGAGAATGATTTTCAAAGAGGCTGCTTTGACACAAAAAGAGAAGATGGAACAGACCGAGGAAAAACAGAGAAGTCCAAGTACAGTGCCATTACAAGACCTTCAAGATATCAGAGGTAGGGTACCTTACATCACCCAGAATATTTCTAATTTCAAACAGTCCATTTCAGACAAGCATTCAAAGCCAAGTCCACCACCATCTCCCCTCAGAAGTCTCCCTGCAAAAGGTCAACGTGATAAGCCACAGTCCACTGACATTTACCACCCAAAAGACCAAGATCAAACCAGAACACCCAGCCCATTACTGCAGTCTAAAGTACCTTGTAGAGATTCATATCCAAACAAAGAATCCAGGAAGGATGGTTCTCCCTTAAGAACCTTTGTGATAGATATTAATCCTGCTGACAAGAGTCCATGCATTGTAAGGGTTAAACCAGAGCAAACCAGGCCATGTACCTCTCCTGAACTCCACAGGAAGACTTCAGATGGAGGCAGTGATGTAAGACCCATCATGCCCAAAGAACGAAAGTTGTCAGCAGACTCTTTGACCCGGTTTTATATTCCCTTGAGTTTACACTATTACCTGGGTGTACCTGAGCAGGCAGTCTTTGATGAAAGGGAACAGGTTAAGGTGCAGGCAGGTGAAACTTTTGAACAGGTGAACCAAGGCAGAGTGAGCAATGAGAGCTCCCCTTCTCGACACTCCCAGCCTGAATCAGAGGAGATCACCTTTGACTCCTCGGGGAGCTCCACACCTGAAGCCTGGTCAATCTCACACGCCAGTTCATACT GTGACAGTGAGGATGACAGCTCTGTCAAAGCTGCCCTTGAGCGAGCCAATGCCAGACCCATCTCTATTTCCAAAAGTCTAGAGGACCTGGCATCCACAACTTTAC AGAGATGGAAGACTGATCCGAGGAGTGACGTTGGGCTGAGTATggaaaatg TGTCTGCAGTCACTTCCAACACCAAAACGTCCTTCTCTGACCCAGAACAGGTGAAGATGATGAGCATGTCTGTGCCTGCATTCATGCAACAAGAG ATGGCTTGCAGAAACACTGACTGTGCCTCAGTGAGCAGTTTCTACTATGACAGACTGAGAACATGCAACACTTCTTCTAATTTTAGCTCTTGCTCTGAAGTGGCCTCCATGTCCTCT GTCACTGGTAGTGTAATGAGCATCTACAGTGGTGAGTTTGGTAATGTGGAGGTCAAAGGCACAATCCAGTTCGCCATTCACTACGTGCAAAAACTGGGAGAGTTCCACATCTTTGTTGTGCAGTGCAAGGACCTCGCTGTGGCGGATGTTAAAAGGAACCGATCTGATCC GTATGTTAAATGTTACTTGTTACCTGACAAAGCAaaatatggaaagaaaaaaacatgtgtgAGGAAGAAGACTCTGGATCCAGCTTACAATGAAATTCTACGG TTTAAGATTCCAGTGGAGACGCTGAAAACCCAGAAGCTGAACATATCTGTGTGGCACAATGATACGTTTGGGCGTAACATGTTTCTTGGAGAGACTGAGCTCGATTTGGCTGAATGGGATTTCAGTAATACTCAGATGAATGAATATTTACTCAAAGGAAGG GTACAGGTTCCTACCAGCCCAAAACATTCTGTAGGCAGCGTGGAAATGAGTGCAGAGATTAAAGTCGCACTGCGTTTCGTCCCACATACTTCTCAGA GTCACAAGAACAAGGGGAATGGTGAGGTGCAAATATGGGTGAAAGAATGCAAGAATCTGCCTATTACCAGAGGTGTTGCCATTGACCCCTTTGTGAAATG CGCAGTCCTCCCAGATACAAGTCGCAAAAACCGTCAGAAGACCAGGGTGTTGAAGAGGGCATCTAACCCTGTGTTTAACCACACCATGGTGTATGATGGTTTCAGGCAAGAGGACCTCAAAGAGGCCTGTGTGGAGCTTACTGTGTGGGATCATGACAGACTCAACAACCACTTCATTGGGGGTATTAGGCTGGGTCCTGGAACAG GTAAAAGTTATGGCACGGAGGTGAACTGGATGGACTCTAATGTTGCTGAAGCAGCTCTGTGGGAGAGAATGATGCAATTTGCGAACGAATGGGTGGAAGATATTTTACCTTTGAGAATGATGGTCATGGCAAGAATGTCTAGATAG